The region CGACATGGTCGACAAGCTCAAGGAAGTCGGCTCGACCCATTACGACCAGAAGACCGCCGGCGACATCTTCCGCGACATCGCCTCGAAGGCCGGGCTTTCGGCCGTGGTCGCGCCGGAGATTGCCGGCATCCAGATGCCCTACCGGCTGCGCTGGCAGCAATCGGCGATCGACTTCGCGACTGCGCTCGGCGACGACGTGGGCGCGATGGTCAAGGCGCAGATGGGTCGCCTGGTCGTGACCAAGCGGGGCGAGGGCAAGAGCGCCGGCGGGTCGTCCCTGCCGCCTGTCGAGGTCCGCTACGACCCGAACTATCGCTTCGAGGCCGAGATCGAGCCGCGGCCGCAATACAGCGAGATGGGCGGCGATTGGTACGACCCGGCGCAGGCCCAGCGTCGTCGGGAGAAGGTCCAGCCGGGCTATTCGGCCGGCCGGCATGCCCTGATGCATCCCTATCCGAGCCAGGCAGAGGCGAAGCTCGGCGCCGAGGCGGCCGGGCGGGAGCATGGCCGGAACTCAGGCTCCGGTTCCTTCGAGATGCCCGGCAACCCGCTCGCGGTCGCCGAGGCGCCCGTCATCTGCTCGGGCTTCGGTTCCGACATCGACGGGACCGAGTGGGTCTGCTCCTCGGCGGAGCACGTCGTCGAGCCCGAGAAGGGCTGGATCACGACCGTCCAGGTCGAGACGAAAGGGAGCGGAGACAAAAAGAAATAGGTGGCGGAGGCCAGCTTTCGCCGGCGGCGGGGCTAGTTTGGCGACCGGTTCCCGCCCGACAGGAGTCCCCTGATGTCGCTCCGCCTTGCGCACGTCGAGCGTGCAGGCTGGGAGTAGGGCAAGAGGGATAAAGGAATGGTTGAGAGCACGCGTGCCCGCCCGGCTGCCGGCTATGTGGGTGGTAAGAAACAGCTGGCCGGCAGGCTGGCGAAGCGGATCGCCGCGATCGATCACGAGGTCTATGCCGAGGCCTTCGTCGGGATGGGTGGTGTCTTCTTTCGGCGGTCGGCTCCGGCGAAGGTGGAGGTGATCAATGACCGCAGCCGGGATGTCGCGACATTCTTCCGCATCCTGCAGAACCACTATCAGGCCTTCATGGACATGCTCCGGTGGCAGCTCACGAGCCGCGACGAGTTCGAACGGCTGAACGGTATGGACCCCGAGCGCCTGACCGACCTGCAAAGAGCCGCACGGTTTCTGTACCTGCAGCGACTGTCCTTCGGCGGCAAGGTCGCGGGCCGCACCTTTGGGGTTGACCCCAGAGGG is a window of Prosthecodimorpha staleyi DNA encoding:
- a CDS encoding phage late control D family protein → MFRRPIVRVWGPTGRDLAGIWGQSLVSVKVTDNRGYESDTAEIVLRAEPPGWTFPPKGTLYRVELAWADGGPAFVGQYTVQRVGGGGDPGSGTTLRVTCRAADMVDKLKEVGSTHYDQKTAGDIFRDIASKAGLSAVVAPEIAGIQMPYRLRWQQSAIDFATALGDDVGAMVKAQMGRLVVTKRGEGKSAGGSSLPPVEVRYDPNYRFEAEIEPRPQYSEMGGDWYDPAQAQRRREKVQPGYSAGRHALMHPYPSQAEAKLGAEAAGREHGRNSGSGSFEMPGNPLAVAEAPVICSGFGSDIDGTEWVCSSAEHVVEPEKGWITTVQVETKGSGDKKK
- a CDS encoding DNA adenine methylase; its protein translation is MVESTRARPAAGYVGGKKQLAGRLAKRIAAIDHEVYAEAFVGMGGVFFRRSAPAKVEVINDRSRDVATFFRILQNHYQAFMDMLRWQLTSRDEFERLNGMDPERLTDLQRAARFLYLQRLSFGGKVAGRTFGVDPRGPGRFNVDRLAPLLAEAHERLAGVWIECLDWPDFLARWDRPQTLFFLDPPYYGTEHYYGRGLFERSDYDRLSAALKGLRGSFVLTLNDHPEVRRIFRGFRMETAAVTYTIGSGNTTRAGELIISTDR